The following coding sequences lie in one Pseudomonas svalbardensis genomic window:
- the rnk gene encoding nucleoside diphosphate kinase regulator: MTAPSITLTRLDVQRLERLIDSLDDTLPGVIALQTELDRADTLVGHDEVPADVVTMNSRVHCREEGSGKDYHLTLVYPKDANADEGKISILAPVGSALLGLKVGQHIDWPAPGGKTLKLTLLEVESQPAEGGHFPE, translated from the coding sequence ATGACCGCACCTTCCATCACCCTTACCCGTCTGGACGTGCAACGTCTGGAGCGCCTGATCGACAGCCTGGATGACACGCTGCCGGGCGTTATCGCGCTGCAAACCGAACTGGATCGCGCCGATACCCTGGTCGGTCACGATGAAGTACCCGCCGATGTCGTGACCATGAATTCCCGTGTGCATTGCCGCGAAGAAGGCAGCGGCAAGGACTATCACCTGACGCTGGTTTATCCGAAGGATGCCAATGCCGACGAAGGCAAGATTTCCATTCTGGCGCCGGTGGGCAGCGCACTGCTCGGTCTCAAGGTTGGTCAGCACATCGACTGGCCGGCACCGGGCGGCAAGACACTGAAACTGACCCTGCTGGAAGTCGAATCGCAGCCGGCCGAGGGTGGCCACTTTCCGGAATAA